The Rhodocytophaga rosea genome has a segment encoding these proteins:
- a CDS encoding M16 family metallopeptidase, with amino-acid sequence MKKYTLFFLLFLCLVYSLSGQKLPAGYTQVKELGGIKEFKLESNGLVILLKEDHTAPVLTFMVTYKVGSRDEVTGNTGSTHLLEHLMFKGSPTFNKKDGTSIDIEFGKAGAMVNATTWLDRTNYFESLPNTHLELAIKIEADRMRNAFINEEDRQAEMTVVRNEFEQGENDPLYALDKQIWATAYQAHPYHHSTIGWRSDIEKVPIEKLKAFYDTYYWPNNATITLIGDFSESQALEYIKKHFGAIAASPKPIPQVYTQEPEQQGQRRMIVKRAGQLGMVGIAYKTPKGLEQDTYPMKVLVSILAEDKTSRLYKALVDKGLATTINPSYDIFKDEGLFIPYVYLTPGIKQEDVEKIILDEFEKIKASGVTAQEVSRAINKIITQKAYQSDGSYSLASQINEAIAMGDWTFYVNFNDNIQKVQPIQVQAAARKYLLTDKSTVGYFIPKAEEGSTAIINSPAKNRESVQTPLYYRNPALTYLESADKHDQQVPGQKNSKVLPGNTFASQVQFKQINGAKVYAMKTDVKDVVTLTGSIYAGETTSPADNSKLAHFVGSMLDKGTIKKSKFDIAEQLENIGASISFNITRHTLNFNAKCLKKDLPIVIGLIEEQLKFPAFKDEEIDKLKKQLKASIQQNTEKTNFMANQALLAQLYPKTHPNYPVSVEQSLKDIDKITGSDIRAFHKKYYGPASMIIVAVGDVEVPVFQKLVSNALQGFSGGITYPAIAKATHAPAEKKVVVEMKEKASATLAIGMATGLKQTDKDYLPLFVGNQVLGGGGFTGRLMSIIRDDEGLTYGIYSYHTGDVFSDGYFGVTGQFAPELLDKGYASTMREFNRWIKEGISEKDLQDKKMNIVGSFKVELSTTGGIANEILNTIQAGLPISYLDEFPARIEALTLAEVNAAMKKYIDPSKMVVVMAGSIDKEGKPQGAANKN; translated from the coding sequence ATGAAAAAATATACCCTCTTTTTTCTACTATTTTTATGCCTGGTGTATTCTCTTTCAGGGCAAAAACTTCCGGCCGGTTATACCCAGGTGAAAGAACTGGGTGGAATCAAAGAGTTTAAGCTGGAAAGTAATGGTTTGGTAATACTGCTCAAAGAAGACCACACTGCTCCGGTTCTCACTTTTATGGTTACCTACAAGGTAGGTTCCCGGGACGAAGTAACAGGAAACACAGGTTCAACCCACCTGCTTGAACACCTGATGTTCAAAGGCTCCCCTACTTTTAACAAAAAAGACGGCACTTCCATTGATATCGAATTTGGCAAAGCTGGTGCTATGGTCAATGCCACCACCTGGCTGGACAGAACCAATTATTTTGAAAGCTTACCCAACACCCACCTGGAACTGGCTATAAAAATTGAAGCTGACCGCATGAGAAATGCATTTATCAATGAGGAAGACCGGCAAGCTGAGATGACAGTGGTACGTAATGAATTTGAACAGGGAGAAAATGATCCGCTGTATGCGCTTGATAAACAAATATGGGCAACTGCCTATCAGGCACACCCATACCACCACTCAACCATCGGCTGGCGCAGCGATATTGAAAAGGTGCCTATTGAAAAACTAAAAGCTTTTTATGATACTTATTACTGGCCTAATAATGCCACCATTACTTTAATCGGCGACTTTTCAGAGAGTCAGGCATTGGAATACATTAAAAAACACTTTGGTGCTATCGCCGCTTCTCCTAAACCTATCCCGCAGGTATATACCCAGGAACCTGAGCAACAGGGACAGCGCCGGATGATTGTAAAACGGGCAGGTCAATTGGGAATGGTAGGTATAGCATATAAAACCCCTAAGGGATTAGAACAGGATACCTATCCAATGAAAGTTCTTGTGAGCATTCTGGCAGAAGATAAAACCAGCAGACTCTATAAGGCACTAGTCGATAAAGGTTTAGCAACCACAATTAATCCTTCATATGATATATTTAAAGATGAAGGATTATTCATCCCCTATGTATATCTGACACCTGGCATTAAACAAGAAGATGTAGAGAAAATAATTCTGGATGAATTCGAAAAGATAAAGGCTTCCGGAGTAACTGCACAGGAAGTAAGCCGGGCTATAAACAAAATCATTACGCAGAAAGCGTATCAAAGTGATGGGTCTTACTCTCTGGCCTCTCAGATCAATGAAGCCATAGCTATGGGCGACTGGACATTTTATGTAAATTTTAATGATAACATTCAGAAAGTTCAGCCAATACAAGTACAGGCAGCTGCCAGAAAATACCTGCTTACAGATAAAAGTACGGTTGGTTATTTTATCCCTAAAGCTGAAGAAGGCAGTACTGCCATTATAAATTCACCGGCAAAGAACCGTGAATCCGTCCAAACTCCCTTATATTATCGCAACCCTGCGTTAACTTATTTGGAATCAGCAGATAAGCATGATCAGCAAGTTCCCGGTCAGAAGAATAGTAAGGTATTACCAGGCAATACTTTTGCTTCGCAGGTGCAGTTTAAACAAATAAATGGGGCCAAAGTATATGCCATGAAAACAGATGTAAAGGATGTGGTTACCCTTACCGGAAGTATATATGCTGGCGAAACTACTAGTCCGGCTGACAATTCAAAACTGGCGCATTTTGTCGGGAGCATGCTGGATAAAGGCACCATCAAAAAAAGCAAATTTGATATTGCAGAACAGCTGGAAAATATAGGAGCGAGTATCAGTTTTAATATCACCAGGCACACCCTGAATTTTAATGCCAAATGTCTGAAAAAAGACCTTCCTATAGTTATAGGCCTGATTGAGGAACAATTAAAATTTCCTGCTTTCAAAGACGAAGAAATTGATAAGTTAAAAAAACAACTGAAGGCCAGTATTCAGCAGAATACCGAGAAAACAAATTTTATGGCAAACCAGGCCTTACTGGCGCAGTTATATCCTAAAACCCATCCCAATTATCCGGTGTCAGTAGAACAATCCTTAAAGGATATTGACAAGATCACAGGTAGTGATATTAGAGCTTTCCATAAAAAATACTACGGACCGGCTTCTATGATTATTGTAGCCGTTGGTGATGTAGAGGTGCCTGTATTTCAAAAATTAGTTTCAAATGCACTACAGGGTTTCAGTGGAGGAATTACTTATCCTGCGATTGCAAAAGCCACACATGCGCCAGCTGAAAAAAAGGTAGTGGTAGAAATGAAAGAAAAAGCCAGTGCTACCCTGGCGATTGGAATGGCTACTGGTCTTAAACAAACTGATAAAGACTATTTGCCGCTTTTTGTTGGAAACCAGGTATTAGGTGGCGGTGGATTTACCGGCCGTCTTATGTCAATCATCCGTGATGACGAAGGTTTAACCTATGGGATATATTCTTATCATACCGGCGATGTATTTTCAGATGGATACTTTGGAGTAACAGGGCAATTTGCTCCAGAATTACTTGACAAAGGGTATGCTTCTACCATGCGTGAATTTAACCGGTGGATAAAAGAAGGAATATCAGAAAAAGACCTGCAAGACAAAAAAATGAATATTGTGGGTTCATTTAAGGTGGAATTATCTACAACTGGCGGAATTGCTAATGAGATACTTAATACCATACAAGCCGGATTACCTATCAGTTATCTCGATGAATTTCCTGCCCGGATTGAAGCCCTTACGTTAGCAGAAGTAAATGCAGCTATGAAAAAATACATTGACCCCTCTAAAATGGTTGTAGTAATGGCAGGCAGTATTGATAAAGAAGGAAAGCCACAAGGAGCTGCTAATAAGAATTAA
- a CDS encoding T9SS type A sorting domain-containing protein encodes MYGQVLDYHWVGAVIDKSWDNLENWKTRPRGSSGVFTYPATILPGQNNDVYFDENSFDLANDMVLEININNAACRNMDWTQATSGGKDPKIDGNGYLSIYGSLLLEENVVNQFTGTIEFKGINEQIITAGTPLLGTVIFNNSLKCTLGAPLFANNIIIEDNSILDVSTNNYKIEVKGNWNGKGTFIAGRGSVTFNGIGETQSIYANPIIGKHEFYNLTIDKPIGNIRLDSKVSIGKNLTNPVSTGSVSFYNGIINSSAAYPLIFNDNTTFRTRDNITGIITQGEAKNTSYVNGSVQKTGDDAFTLPTGKNGFYRPIGISELSNSIVSFIGEYFLGNPYNPTSINTNPASNAGGKPINGTVNVYEHWTLTKGNTGNGSNARIVLSWDTPASGPAGYLDYYTNLVVANYRNNLWENKGGKLHNENKRRVTATEATNNSQTTYIYTLGSIVNALPIELLYFKANLVSKEVQFSWATAKEVNNDYFTIEKSADGIHFDIFIEVDGAGNSQEIRKYSAIDASPYNGVTYYRLKQTDLDNKFEYSKTIAIHTNSTISNTFVYSPESNQIHISYGQEGSQKGILTLHDSKGVLVWSNSISEHTTGATQTVTLPVIASGLYIVSLQQENQVINKKIIVP; translated from the coding sequence ATGTATGGACAGGTTCTAGATTATCATTGGGTAGGAGCAGTAATTGATAAAAGCTGGGATAATTTAGAAAACTGGAAAACCAGGCCAAGAGGAAGTTCAGGTGTATTCACATATCCTGCAACAATATTACCTGGTCAAAATAATGACGTTTATTTTGATGAGAATTCATTTGACCTAGCCAATGACATGGTTCTAGAAATCAATATAAACAATGCAGCTTGCCGCAACATGGACTGGACTCAAGCCACATCAGGAGGGAAAGACCCAAAAATAGACGGCAATGGTTATCTAAGCATCTATGGTTCCCTTTTGTTAGAAGAAAATGTAGTAAACCAGTTTACAGGAACTATCGAATTTAAAGGAATTAATGAACAGATAATTACAGCTGGCACACCATTGCTAGGAACGGTCATATTTAATAATTCATTAAAATGTACATTGGGCGCACCCTTATTTGCAAACAATATTATAATCGAAGACAATAGTATTCTTGATGTCTCTACTAACAATTATAAAATAGAGGTTAAAGGAAACTGGAATGGCAAAGGTACTTTTATCGCAGGAAGAGGCAGCGTTACATTTAATGGAATTGGTGAAACACAATCAATATATGCCAATCCTATTATCGGAAAACATGAATTTTATAACCTAACAATAGATAAACCAATAGGTAATATAAGATTAGATTCCAAGGTGAGTATTGGAAAGAATTTAACTAACCCGGTATCTACAGGAAGCGTTTCATTTTATAATGGAATCATAAATAGTTCTGCTGCCTACCCATTGATATTTAATGATAATACTACCTTCCGGACTAGAGACAACATTACCGGCATTATTACTCAGGGAGAAGCTAAAAATACGAGTTATGTGAATGGATCTGTTCAAAAGACAGGCGATGATGCGTTTACACTCCCAACGGGTAAGAATGGATTTTATAGGCCAATAGGTATTTCAGAACTTTCAAATAGCATTGTAAGTTTTATTGGAGAGTATTTTTTAGGAAATCCTTATAATCCTACCAGTATTAATACGAATCCCGCATCTAATGCTGGAGGTAAACCAATCAATGGAACTGTTAACGTTTATGAACACTGGACACTTACAAAAGGCAATACTGGTAATGGTTCTAATGCCAGAATTGTATTGAGTTGGGATACTCCTGCCAGTGGGCCAGCTGGATACCTAGATTACTATACTAACCTTGTGGTTGCCAATTACAGAAATAATCTATGGGAAAATAAAGGTGGTAAACTTCATAATGAAAATAAAAGAAGAGTTACTGCTACTGAAGCTACCAACAATAGTCAAACAACCTATATATATACTTTGGGATCAATTGTCAATGCTCTCCCTATCGAACTGCTTTATTTCAAAGCTAATCTTGTTAGTAAAGAAGTACAATTCAGCTGGGCAACCGCCAAAGAAGTGAACAACGATTATTTTACCATTGAAAAATCAGCAGATGGAATTCACTTTGATATTTTCATAGAAGTAGATGGAGCAGGGAATAGCCAGGAAATACGTAAATATTCAGCCATAGATGCTAGTCCATACAATGGAGTAACATATTACCGCCTAAAACAGACTGATTTAGATAACAAATTTGAGTATTCCAAAACAATTGCCATTCATACCAATAGCACGATAAGCAACACGTTTGTATATTCCCCGGAAAGCAATCAGATCCATATTTCCTATGGCCAGGAAGGTTCACAAAAGGGTATATTAACCTTGCATGATAGCAAAGGTGTACTAGTGTGGAGTAATTCTATTTCCGAACATACTACAGGTGCTACTCAAACAGTAACCCTGCCAGTAATTGCCAGTGGCTTATATATAGTGAGTTTACAGCAAGAAAATCAGGTAATCAACAAAAAAATAATAGTACCTTAA
- a CDS encoding head GIN domain-containing protein: MKIRTLFLSLLLSGLYSLNSFAQENTVTRKIGSFDKVELSGPFEIHLKKGDQSALTIETEDLAPEDIITEVRNNTLHVELADKKFKYKDFDSKSVVYLTYTQLKRLSWNGAGNIKTESVLEADKFELDISGAGNVNMDLKVNTLSVDMSGAGNVEMKGQARTQTIQMSGAGNYNGFELKSEKANVELSGVGNVRVYTTEELNASASGVGAIRYKGNPRNVIKNSSGFLGSVKSAD; this comes from the coding sequence ATGAAAATCCGTACACTTTTTTTATCCCTACTATTATCTGGTTTGTACAGCCTTAACAGCTTTGCCCAGGAAAATACAGTTACCCGAAAAATTGGCTCTTTTGACAAAGTAGAACTAAGCGGTCCCTTTGAAATACACCTCAAAAAAGGAGATCAATCTGCCTTAACTATTGAAACCGAAGATTTAGCCCCGGAAGATATTATTACCGAAGTCCGCAATAATACCTTGCATGTAGAACTCGCTGATAAAAAGTTTAAGTACAAAGATTTTGACAGCAAATCGGTAGTTTATCTAACGTATACCCAGCTAAAACGACTGTCGTGGAATGGAGCCGGCAATATTAAAACAGAATCGGTGCTGGAAGCTGATAAATTTGAATTAGATATCAGCGGAGCAGGAAATGTTAATATGGACTTAAAAGTGAATACGCTGAGTGTAGATATGTCTGGTGCGGGGAATGTAGAAATGAAAGGACAAGCCAGAACGCAAACGATTCAAATGAGCGGTGCTGGTAATTACAACGGTTTTGAGTTGAAAAGTGAAAAAGCCAATGTAGAATTAAGTGGTGTAGGTAATGTTCGGGTATATACTACCGAGGAATTGAATGCAAGTGCAAGTGGTGTTGGGGCTATCCGTTACAAAGGCAATCCCCGGAATGTGATTAAAAATTCCTCAGGTTTCCTGGGTTCAGTAAAATCTGCTGATTAA
- a CDS encoding Kazal-type serine protease inhibitor family protein: MKYVLCIVWLSACTTARNQADCIDQSKIKEDVMCVQVYKPVCGCDGKTYSNDCMATNSGVTTFTEGECKTDSTGR; this comes from the coding sequence ATGAAATATGTATTGTGTATAGTATGGCTAAGTGCCTGTACCACTGCACGCAATCAGGCAGATTGTATCGACCAGAGCAAGATAAAGGAAGATGTGATGTGTGTACAGGTTTACAAACCAGTTTGCGGCTGCGATGGCAAAACCTATTCTAATGATTGTATGGCTACCAATAGTGGTGTAACTACTTTTACAGAAGGAGAATGTAAAACCGACTCTACCGGAAGATAA
- a CDS encoding tellurite resistance TerB family protein yields the protein MPEIENEREAFLAIIYACMSADNHVSDLELKEMTYILSKKKLYTDINILEIYTKVQSTYQFIGYNSFKLIEMSAMHISPHLKLTIYAHAMEIFLADKNFHANERQLASYLKKVLEIDENQAAKIQEVINIKSMG from the coding sequence ATGCCAGAAATCGAGAATGAGAGAGAAGCATTTTTAGCTATTATATACGCCTGTATGTCAGCAGACAACCACGTATCTGATCTGGAATTGAAAGAAATGACGTATATCTTATCTAAAAAGAAACTGTATACTGATATAAATATTCTGGAAATTTATACCAAAGTACAATCTACCTACCAGTTTATCGGGTATAATTCATTCAAGTTAATTGAGATGTCTGCCATGCATATCAGCCCTCATTTAAAGCTTACAATCTATGCCCATGCCATGGAAATTTTCCTGGCAGATAAAAACTTTCATGCCAATGAACGGCAACTGGCTTCCTACCTGAAAAAAGTTCTGGAGATAGACGAAAACCAGGCAGCTAAAATTCAGGAAGTAATCAACATCAAAAGTATGGGCTAA
- a CDS encoding L-type lectin-domain containing protein: MFRFTFLLLCLLCSVSGFAQFNLIGDANYMANGCIQLTPDEQYSEGIAYSTTKLNLLNNFEIEFDIYLGEKDEGADGITFVIHNDDRGYEAFGTWGECMGYGTWNRSRPGGTYIAPSVAVEFDTYENPTQNDPTSDHVAYLENGSSFHTKFFNDNNMSFNLEDDLLHNFKFRWNPTSKKVTVLLDGQIVYQGVKDLINDIFKGATQVIWGFTASTGRKSNLQYFCLKRLAQTKPAPVKMARSEMPQQAHSQFARRNK; encoded by the coding sequence ATGTTCCGCTTTACCTTTCTGCTCCTCTGCCTCTTGTGCAGCGTCAGTGGTTTTGCCCAGTTTAACCTGATCGGCGATGCCAATTACATGGCAAACGGATGTATCCAGCTCACGCCCGACGAACAATATTCAGAAGGGATTGCCTATAGTACGACCAAACTTAACTTGCTCAACAACTTCGAAATTGAATTTGACATCTATCTGGGCGAAAAAGATGAAGGTGCTGATGGTATTACTTTTGTGATTCATAATGACGACAGAGGCTATGAAGCATTTGGTACCTGGGGCGAATGTATGGGGTATGGTACCTGGAACCGTTCCCGACCTGGCGGCACCTATATTGCTCCCTCAGTAGCTGTGGAATTCGACACGTATGAAAACCCTACCCAAAACGATCCCACTTCCGATCATGTAGCCTATCTGGAAAATGGCAGCAGCTTTCATACAAAATTTTTCAACGACAATAATATGTCTTTCAATCTGGAAGATGATTTACTGCATAATTTCAAATTCCGGTGGAATCCAACCAGCAAAAAAGTAACTGTACTCTTGGATGGCCAGATTGTATATCAGGGCGTAAAAGACCTGATCAACGATATATTCAAAGGCGCTACCCAGGTAATATGGGGCTTTACGGCTTCTACCGGCAGAAAATCCAACCTTCAGTATTTCTGCCTCAAACGTTTGGCCCAGACAAAACCAGCTCCAGTAAAAATGGCAAGGAGCGAAATGCCCCAGCAGGCACATAGTCAGTTTGCCAGAAGAAATAAGTAG
- a CDS encoding DUF4494 domain-containing protein produces MATWFLCKIRYRKQSENGKQLTINESYLIDSVSFTDAEARIYQELSSIIKDFSLTGVRPMRLTDVFHYEDAETWYKCKVNYISVDEKSGKEKKVQNTMLVSAATVKQAYERIEESLSTMLVPFEISDINITNIMEIFPYTPDEPKIPSNFRPLKEVQAEQEAIDAE; encoded by the coding sequence ATGGCAACATGGTTCCTTTGCAAAATCCGTTACCGGAAACAAAGCGAAAATGGCAAACAACTTACCATCAACGAATCTTACCTGATCGATTCTGTTTCCTTTACGGATGCTGAAGCCCGCATTTACCAGGAATTAAGCAGTATTATTAAAGATTTCTCACTTACCGGTGTAAGACCTATGCGCCTGACAGATGTATTTCATTATGAGGATGCAGAAACCTGGTATAAATGTAAGGTGAATTATATTTCGGTGGACGAAAAAAGCGGCAAGGAAAAAAAAGTACAAAACACCATGCTGGTAAGTGCCGCCACGGTAAAACAAGCCTACGAACGCATTGAAGAAAGCCTGAGCACCATGCTGGTTCCTTTTGAGATTTCTGATATAAACATTACCAATATTATGGAAATCTTCCCCTATACGCCAGATGAGCCCAAAATACCTTCTAATTTCCGTCCTTTGAAAGAAGTTCAGGCAGAACAGGAAGCGATCGACGCTGAGTAA
- a CDS encoding DUF1349 domain-containing protein has product MPLQNEYIQPHILDPSLQWFNPPRQYQVDEKALIIKPDAQTDFWQKTHYGFTPDNGHFLFAELAGDFVLSTTVIFYPRHQYDQAGLMIRFSPDCWLKTSVEYEPDGASKLGAVVTNHGYSDWSTQELLPFRNQISLRIRRESSDYIVEYLKEINLWVQLRMAHLFEDDGRQKVKAGIYACSPINVGYEAQFTSLQILSGRISQA; this is encoded by the coding sequence ATGCCTCTGCAAAACGAATATATTCAGCCGCATATCCTTGACCCCAGCTTGCAATGGTTTAATCCACCCAGGCAATATCAGGTAGACGAAAAAGCGCTTATTATCAAACCGGATGCCCAAACAGATTTCTGGCAGAAAACCCATTATGGTTTCACTCCGGATAATGGCCATTTTTTATTTGCAGAATTGGCAGGCGATTTTGTGCTCTCTACTACCGTAATATTCTATCCCAGACACCAGTATGATCAGGCTGGATTAATGATCCGATTCTCTCCTGATTGCTGGCTAAAAACCTCTGTTGAATATGAGCCAGACGGTGCTTCCAAACTCGGGGCTGTGGTAACTAATCATGGGTATTCTGACTGGTCTACGCAGGAGTTACTTCCATTTCGTAACCAGATTTCTCTGCGCATCCGGCGGGAGAGCAGCGATTATATCGTGGAATATCTGAAAGAGATTAACCTATGGGTGCAATTGCGGATGGCTCATTTATTCGAAGATGATGGAAGACAGAAAGTGAAAGCTGGTATATATGCCTGTTCACCAATAAATGTTGGCTATGAAGCACAGTTTACTTCGCTGCAAATTCTTTCTGGCCGGATTTCGCAGGCATAG
- the tyrS gene encoding tyrosine--tRNA ligase, with the protein MKNFIAELSWRGMLHDVMPGTEAYLNSQMTPGYIGFDPTAVSLHIGNLATIMLLKHFQLSGHKPLALVGGATGMIGDPSGKSAEREFLSEENLRRNQAGIQKQLEKFLDFDSGDNRAEIVNNYDWFKNIGFLEFLREAGKHLTVNYMMAKDSVKKRLETGLSFTEFSYQLLQGYDFYYLYKHKGVKLQMGGSDQWGNITAGTELIRRKEGGEAFALTAPLITKSDGSKFGKSEGGNIWLDPAMTSPYKFYQFWRNVDDKEISRLLRVYTLFDQEQITTLENDPNKNNAKSALAKEVTIRVHSQEAFENAFKASNLLFGKSTIDELQTIDEATFLEVCQDVPQITLSRDQLSGAKDVVEFLSTVTDSKIFPSKGEARKMIQGGGVGINKLKVEKPEQAVDFRLLQDKYLLVNKGKKDYYLVVVSE; encoded by the coding sequence ATGAAGAATTTTATTGCTGAACTCTCCTGGAGAGGTATGCTGCATGATGTAATGCCCGGAACAGAAGCTTATTTAAACAGTCAGATGACCCCAGGCTATATTGGTTTTGATCCTACAGCTGTTTCGCTGCACATCGGAAATCTGGCCACCATTATGCTGCTCAAACATTTTCAGTTGAGCGGCCATAAACCACTTGCACTCGTCGGTGGAGCTACCGGTATGATCGGTGATCCTTCCGGAAAAAGTGCCGAACGGGAATTTTTGTCGGAGGAAAACTTGCGGCGCAATCAGGCTGGTATTCAAAAGCAACTGGAAAAGTTTCTGGATTTTGATAGCGGCGATAACCGGGCTGAGATTGTAAATAATTACGACTGGTTTAAGAATATTGGCTTTCTGGAGTTTTTACGGGAAGCAGGCAAGCATCTGACAGTGAATTACATGATGGCTAAAGATTCTGTAAAAAAACGCCTGGAAACCGGACTTTCGTTTACCGAATTTTCCTATCAGTTGCTTCAGGGATACGATTTTTATTACCTCTACAAACACAAAGGGGTAAAACTGCAGATGGGTGGCTCCGATCAGTGGGGAAATATTACGGCAGGCACAGAACTCATCCGCCGGAAGGAGGGAGGCGAAGCCTTTGCTCTTACAGCCCCTTTGATTACCAAATCCGATGGATCTAAGTTCGGTAAAAGCGAAGGCGGCAATATCTGGCTCGATCCGGCGATGACTTCACCCTATAAATTTTACCAGTTCTGGCGTAATGTGGACGATAAAGAAATTAGCCGCTTACTTAGGGTATATACCCTGTTTGACCAGGAGCAGATCACCACTTTGGAAAATGATCCTAATAAGAATAATGCTAAATCAGCCTTAGCAAAAGAGGTAACCATCCGGGTTCATTCACAGGAAGCATTTGAGAATGCCTTTAAAGCAAGCAATCTCTTATTTGGCAAGTCTACTATCGATGAGCTACAAACAATAGATGAAGCTACTTTTCTGGAAGTCTGCCAGGATGTTCCCCAAATAACATTATCAAGAGATCAGTTGAGTGGAGCTAAAGATGTAGTGGAATTTTTGTCAACCGTAACCGATTCAAAAATATTTCCCTCCAAGGGGGAAGCCCGTAAAATGATACAGGGAGGGGGAGTCGGCATCAATAAATTGAAAGTTGAAAAGCCTGAACAAGCAGTAGATTTCCGTTTATTACAAGATAAATACCTGCTGGTTAATAAAGGCAAAAAAGATTATTATCTGGTGGTGGTAAGTGAATAG
- a CDS encoding tetratricopeptide repeat protein: MEVFILFVILLACVLLQAFLFKHEDQTAKDAKQYAEGIRLVNNKKFKEAYTYFDQVIKARPSCALAHMYRGKCNLALDDLYAAIFDCTEAASFDDCIAESYLVKGIALFKLEMYKDAFLEFDKAVWHYRNHGESFRWRALSRLKLGFAEKAEEDLLRAIELGDEHANYFLQQKGKIEI; encoded by the coding sequence ATGGAAGTTTTTATCTTATTCGTTATCCTGCTCGCTTGTGTATTGCTGCAAGCTTTTCTATTCAAACATGAAGACCAGACCGCCAAAGACGCCAAACAATATGCAGAAGGTATCCGGCTGGTAAACAATAAAAAATTTAAAGAAGCGTATACCTATTTCGACCAGGTAATCAAAGCCCGTCCATCTTGTGCCCTGGCCCATATGTACCGGGGTAAATGTAACCTTGCCCTCGACGATCTGTATGCGGCTATCTTCGACTGTACGGAAGCAGCCAGTTTTGACGATTGTATCGCTGAATCTTATCTGGTAAAGGGCATTGCTCTATTCAAACTGGAAATGTACAAGGATGCTTTTCTGGAATTTGACAAAGCAGTATGGCATTACCGTAACCACGGAGAGTCTTTCCGGTGGAGGGCATTATCCAGGCTCAAATTAGGGTTTGCTGAAAAAGCAGAAGAAGACCTGCTGCGGGCTATTGAATTGGGAGATGAACATGCCAATTATTTTCTTCAGCAAAAAGGCAAGATCGAAATTTAA
- the miaE gene encoding tRNA-(ms[2]io[6]A)-hydroxylase, whose product MLGLKLPTDPRWVNIAEKNIEEILIDHAFCEQKAASNGISLIVQFPERRKLVDVLTDIVAEEWSHFERVLEELKKRGYHLGRKRADEYAVALNKLERKGGAIERQLMDKLLISALIEARSCERFKLLSQQIADDSLKKFYYELMISEAGHYTTFLELAKEYMPEETVKTRWEELLQAEAEIIKSLEVRGDRMH is encoded by the coding sequence ATGCTTGGTTTAAAACTGCCTACAGATCCCAGATGGGTAAATATCGCCGAAAAAAATATAGAAGAAATTCTGATTGACCATGCGTTTTGTGAGCAAAAAGCGGCTTCTAATGGCATATCACTTATTGTACAGTTTCCAGAAAGGCGAAAGTTAGTAGATGTATTGACAGATATTGTAGCCGAAGAATGGAGCCATTTTGAACGGGTACTGGAAGAACTCAAAAAAAGAGGCTATCATTTGGGACGAAAAAGAGCCGATGAATATGCCGTTGCCCTTAATAAACTGGAAAGAAAAGGCGGTGCGATCGAACGACAACTCATGGATAAACTCCTGATCAGTGCTTTAATTGAAGCCAGAAGCTGCGAACGCTTTAAGCTTCTTTCTCAGCAGATTGCCGATGATAGCCTGAAAAAATTTTATTACGAACTGATGATTTCTGAAGCCGGACATTATACTACCTTTCTGGAACTGGCCAAAGAGTATATGCCGGAAGAAACAGTAAAAACCCGGTGGGAAGAATTATTACAGGCAGAAGCAGAAATTATAAAATCCCTTGAAGTCCGGGGCGACCGGATGCATTAA